A part of Phoenix dactylifera cultivar Barhee BC4 chromosome 2, palm_55x_up_171113_PBpolish2nd_filt_p, whole genome shotgun sequence genomic DNA contains:
- the LOC103714514 gene encoding uncharacterized protein LOC103714514, with product MRFKKGCKVEVLRKREVPSGSWWGAEIISGDGHTYSVKYDHYSPDMDGVVERVPRKAIRPCPPPVKCPRSWVPGDIVEVYENNSWKLGEVSRVVGGNCFFVRLLGSSRQFRVHISDLRVRLSWQNSKWVVIQKKAERSNDALVKSQTKTRNFSQLMQSCIELEKYGGHDHVCTGNNNRAKEPTSRCMKKRPHFCLSPVDSCTGSRRKMRAVEKERCCRQVTTAHSSQLLEKVDAVASPCKLLGEKYMHAFLNHKVCEMGMHNQKPPAGAGYRFIESIEPNDAESVSSSVGSCSPSNSPYRSILYPIYSPIHDLGSNCNDAESPCASGRELPLHTKEALEAEIHRLELHAYRCTLLALYASGPLSWEQEVLITNLRFMLRISNDEHLSELRAKVGGLYSLPQGQDDGVWHRARMTK from the exons ATGAGATTTAAGAAAGGGTGCAAGGTGGAGGtcttgaggaagagggaggTGCCCTCAGGCTCCTGGTGGGGTGCAGAGATCATCTCGGGGGATGGTCATACGTACAGCGTGAAATATGATCATTACTCGCCGGATATGGATGGGGTCGTGGAAAGAGTACCAAGAAAGGCTATCAGACCATGCCCTCCTCCTGTTAAGTGTCCAAGGAGTTGGGTTCCTGGTGACATTGTGGAGGTCTATGAGAATAACTCATGGAAGCTTGGAGAAGTGTCGAGAGTTGTTGGTGGGAATTGCTTTTTTGTCAGACTTCTTGGATCCTCGAGGCAGTTTAGAGTTCATATATCTGACCTTAGGGTGCGACTGTCTTGGCAAAACAGCAAATGGGTTGTGATCCAGAAG AAAGCTGAAAGATCCAATGATGCACTTGTTAAAAGCCAGACAAAAACCAGAAATTTCAGTCAGTTAATGCAGTCATGCATAGAGTTGGAAAAATATGGAGGACATGACCATGTTTGTACTGGAAATAATAACAGGGCTAAGGAACCCACCTCAAGATGCATGAAGAAAAGACCACACTTCTGTCTATCTCCTGTTGACTCATGCACTGGATCCAGAAGAAAGATGAGAGCAGTTGAGAAAGAGAGATGTTGCCGGCAAGTGACTACTGCACATTCATCCCAATTACTGGAAAAGGTAGATGCTGTTGCTTCACCATGTAAATTGCTTGGTGAAAAATACATGCATGCTTTCTTAAACCACAAAGTTTGTGAAATGGGCATGCACAATCAAAAACCACCTGCTGGTGCTGGCTATCGTTTCATAGAAAGCATAGAACCTAATGATGCTGAAAGTGTTTCATCTTCTGTTGGTAGTTGCAGTCCTAGCAATAGTCCATATAGGTCCATCCTCTATCCTATATACAGCCCAATCCATGATTTGGGTAGTAATTGCAATGATGCTGAATCTCCTTGTGCATCAGGAAGAGAGCTTCCTCTTCATACAAAAGAGGCACTTGAAGCTGAAATTCATCGCTTAGAGTTACATGCCTATCGTTGCACCTTGCTGGCATTGTATGCATCCGGGCCCTTAAGTTGGGAGCAAGAAGTGTTGATAACCAATCTTCGTTTTATGCTCCGAATATCAAATGATGAACATCTATCGGAGCTAAG GGCCAAAGTTGGAGGCTTGTATAGCTTGCCACAGGGCCAGGATGATGGGGTTTGGCACAGGGCCAGGATGACAAAATAA